Proteins from one Candidatus Nitrospira nitrosa genomic window:
- a CDS encoding putative signal transducing protein has protein sequence MKKIFVSQHLFEVEMRKEQLEQAGIRCLIKNQRSSGLAGEIPFTEVFPELWVIQDEAAYRARQVLDEELITQPSNPGAWVCTGCGEQHERQFSECWRCGGTSVSP, from the coding sequence ATGAAAAAGATCTTCGTCTCTCAGCATTTATTTGAAGTCGAAATGCGCAAGGAGCAGCTTGAGCAGGCCGGCATCCGGTGCCTGATCAAGAACCAGCGTTCATCCGGCTTGGCCGGAGAGATTCCTTTTACTGAAGTGTTCCCTGAACTGTGGGTCATCCAAGACGAGGCCGCCTATCGGGCGCGACAAGTCCTCGACGAAGAGTTGATTACTCAGCCGTCAAATCCAGGGGCTTGGGTCTGCACCGGGTGTGGCGAACAACACGAACGTCAATTTTCTGAATGTTGGAGGTGTGGAGGAACCAGCGTATCCCCGTGA
- a CDS encoding surface-adhesin E family protein: protein MRILRLCVPSTRRFFQTSPGIFLVLMALQVWGVGAVCAEWLLVDRNEKDAIYVDSESISRNGEIVRALVLDDLKAASTRGLSTFLSTRNQEEHDCSRERFRLVAIERFAGNMGTGHSIYKKSGESSWVPITRGTLAQSVWKFLCGKK, encoded by the coding sequence ATGCGTATACTGAGGTTGTGTGTGCCGTCCACTCGTAGGTTTTTTCAGACGTCTCCTGGAATTTTTCTCGTATTGATGGCTCTTCAGGTGTGGGGTGTAGGAGCGGTGTGTGCGGAGTGGCTGTTGGTCGATCGTAACGAGAAGGATGCGATCTACGTCGATTCGGAGAGCATCAGCCGGAACGGGGAGATCGTGAGGGCCCTAGTGTTAGATGATCTCAAGGCCGCCAGCACCAGAGGGCTGAGCACGTTCTTATCCACTCGTAACCAAGAGGAACACGATTGTTCCAGGGAACGGTTTCGCCTTGTGGCGATTGAGCGATTTGCCGGAAATATGGGGACCGGTCACTCGATCTACAAAAAATCTGGTGAGTCCAGCTGGGTGCCCATCACCCGAGGGACACTCGCGCAGTCAGTGTGGAAATTTTTGTGCGGGAAAAAGTAG
- a CDS encoding substrate-binding periplasmic protein: protein MGVSAIKKFIGSLMLAGLCTLLQGCGLVYDAVELIHPLTQDELSVICARGRLRVGISVEPFRPFIFPAMYTDEGIRVTGLDIELIREVADALTVHCGKQTPIVPTLHVTRFPDLFIKMNEGQLDLFVSSVSGTIPGTRPTGLWFSLPYFYNDGIAAIIQNPDVADRIRQQLQQQNGQVDTLAAVRKSFARLTVAVQKGRSSQLYAEANLKQARLVICDSLPASIEAKDLNIDVILTNHSILEYVTKRVWQDWRLLTQLDGTPMILTHENLSIVTSDDHRQLQWLLNNLLFRLEESNRLKHMRWRWVDEPYAPTRRATSEGLPLEITQVPQHYDQGQCRVAERQ from the coding sequence GTGGGCGTTTCCGCCATTAAGAAATTCATCGGGTCACTTATGCTGGCGGGCCTCTGCACTCTTCTGCAAGGATGCGGTCTTGTCTATGATGCCGTCGAGCTCATACACCCATTGACCCAGGACGAACTGTCGGTCATCTGTGCCCGCGGGCGATTGCGTGTGGGGATTTCCGTTGAACCATTTCGTCCGTTCATTTTTCCCGCCATGTATACCGACGAGGGGATTCGAGTTACCGGACTGGATATCGAACTGATCCGAGAAGTCGCGGACGCTCTCACTGTTCACTGCGGCAAACAAACGCCTATTGTTCCCACCCTCCATGTCACTCGCTTCCCGGATCTCTTTATTAAGATGAACGAAGGGCAGCTTGATCTCTTTGTCTCATCCGTCAGCGGAACGATACCCGGCACGAGGCCGACCGGCCTATGGTTTTCGCTTCCGTACTTCTATAATGACGGCATAGCCGCTATCATCCAAAATCCAGACGTAGCGGACCGAATACGACAACAACTTCAACAGCAGAACGGGCAGGTGGATACCCTGGCTGCAGTCAGGAAAAGTTTTGCGAGATTGACCGTCGCCGTTCAAAAGGGACGATCCTCTCAACTGTATGCCGAGGCTAATCTCAAGCAGGCCCGCCTGGTGATCTGCGATTCACTTCCCGCCTCGATCGAAGCCAAGGATCTGAATATCGACGTGATCCTGACCAATCATTCCATTCTCGAGTATGTGACAAAACGCGTCTGGCAAGATTGGCGGCTGCTGACACAACTCGACGGCACCCCTATGATTCTGACTCATGAGAATCTTTCCATCGTGACCAGCGACGACCATAGGCAGTTACAATGGTTGCTGAACAATCTTCTGTTTCGCCTGGAAGAGTCGAATCGACTGAAGCATATGCGCTGGAGATGGGTGGACGAACCCTACGCGCCTACTCGGCGAGCAACCAGTGAAGGGCTACCCCTGGAGATCACGCAAGTTCCTCAGCATTACGATCAGGGGCAGTGCCGCGTTGCGGAGAGGCAATGA
- a CDS encoding Tll0287-like domain-containing protein → MIVLSNGLRLLGLILPLLCPQIGWTEDSPKEHENTAHLLTALLNAGRVVVHQNQALINDPSKGDKKFTPEIFERLLRDEFFQQTHIDLKHPPSSLMSYTKELLAALLLASKEVVGDAQFVINQRGIGYKNFIPATFGSQTARKFSNRSHVTIKQTTLTPRNLKNTPDPYEEAVLRQLARQTAVTSPTVEWINGGQLLRTMMPIYYSEDCLTCHGSPKGILDISGYPREGAQVGELAGAISIQIPVDHR, encoded by the coding sequence ATGATCGTCTTATCGAACGGATTACGATTGCTTGGTTTGATCCTGCCGCTTCTCTGTCCCCAAATCGGCTGGACGGAGGATTCGCCCAAGGAACATGAGAATACCGCACACCTTCTGACCGCCCTGCTCAATGCAGGACGTGTCGTCGTCCACCAAAACCAAGCCTTGATCAACGATCCGAGCAAAGGGGATAAGAAATTTACGCCCGAGATCTTTGAACGTCTACTCCGTGACGAGTTTTTCCAGCAAACCCACATCGATCTGAAACATCCGCCCTCGTCGTTGATGTCTTATACCAAGGAGCTGTTGGCCGCGCTGCTTCTCGCGAGTAAAGAGGTTGTGGGAGACGCGCAATTCGTGATCAATCAGCGCGGAATCGGATATAAGAATTTCATCCCGGCAACTTTCGGCAGCCAGACCGCACGGAAGTTTTCCAATCGATCACACGTGACGATCAAACAAACGACCCTCACTCCGAGAAACCTAAAAAACACTCCTGATCCATACGAGGAAGCAGTCCTGAGGCAACTTGCCCGTCAGACAGCCGTGACCAGTCCAACCGTTGAATGGATCAATGGCGGACAGTTGCTCAGGACCATGATGCCGATCTACTATTCGGAAGATTGTCTCACCTGTCACGGAAGCCCCAAAGGAATTCTCGATATTTCCGGCTATCCACGAGAAGGCGCCCAGGTAGGAGAACTGGCGGGAGCAATCAGCATTCAAATTCCCGTGGACCATCGGTAG
- a CDS encoding YtxH domain-containing protein: MSEQQKQVAKVAAFIAGGAVIGAGLGLLFAPQTGAETRRTISRYARKAQAQTNRWGRAVKSGMEEALNRKAEQEKSCEAERPQLVAMMN, encoded by the coding sequence ATGTCGGAGCAGCAGAAGCAAGTCGCCAAGGTAGCTGCATTCATCGCTGGTGGGGCGGTCATTGGGGCAGGGCTCGGGCTCCTCTTTGCTCCACAAACCGGTGCAGAGACCCGTCGAACCATCAGCCGCTATGCTCGAAAGGCACAGGCACAGACCAATCGCTGGGGACGGGCCGTCAAATCAGGAATGGAAGAAGCGCTGAACCGTAAGGCTGAACAAGAGAAAAGTTGTGAAGCAGAACGGCCACAACTCGTCGCGATGATGAACTGA
- the lgt gene encoding prolipoprotein diacylglyceryl transferase: MAPPAALPYPNLDPIIVALGPIQLRWYGLMYLIGLTAAYFLIQRNVTRKELPIRKDQVYDMVVYAAFGVFLGGRIGYTLFYNFSYYSQNPLKLLAVWEGGMSFHGGLLGTIIALIWFSRKQGIPAYTVADLAACVTPIGLGCGRIGNFINGELFGRATDVDWCMVFPGGGPACRHPSQLYEATLEGLTLFTVLWWIDRRPTPPGTLFWTFITGYGLSRLIVELFREPDQHLGFIFGPITMGQILSVPMVLVGILMLILGYYKAAPTYAPSAKS, translated from the coding sequence ATGGCCCCTCCAGCCGCGCTCCCGTATCCCAATCTTGACCCGATTATTGTCGCCCTTGGCCCCATTCAGCTTCGCTGGTACGGGCTGATGTACCTGATCGGACTCACCGCCGCGTATTTTCTCATTCAACGGAATGTGACCCGGAAGGAGTTGCCAATCCGGAAGGACCAGGTCTATGACATGGTTGTCTATGCTGCCTTCGGCGTGTTTCTCGGGGGACGGATCGGCTATACGCTCTTCTATAATTTTTCATACTACAGCCAAAACCCCCTGAAACTTCTCGCAGTTTGGGAAGGAGGGATGTCCTTTCACGGTGGGCTCCTGGGGACGATCATCGCCCTGATCTGGTTCAGCCGGAAGCAGGGGATTCCCGCCTACACCGTGGCGGACCTTGCGGCCTGCGTGACACCGATCGGCTTGGGGTGTGGACGAATCGGGAATTTCATCAATGGTGAGCTCTTCGGCCGGGCAACCGATGTCGACTGGTGCATGGTCTTTCCCGGGGGAGGGCCTGCCTGCCGCCACCCGTCCCAATTGTATGAGGCGACGCTGGAAGGACTCACGCTGTTTACGGTCCTCTGGTGGATCGACCGCCGCCCGACCCCACCCGGTACCCTCTTCTGGACCTTCATTACCGGGTATGGCCTCAGCCGACTCATCGTCGAGCTGTTCCGTGAACCGGATCAGCACTTGGGGTTCATTTTTGGACCGATCACCATGGGCCAGATCCTCTCAGTCCCTATGGTGCTGGTCGGGATCCTCATGCTGATCTTGGGCTATTACAAAGCTGCGCCCACCTACGCACCCTCAGCCAAGTCTTAA
- a CDS encoding metallopeptidase family protein, protein MARHDQMSSEAFAELVQQAIADLPPPYAQLMESIAVVVEDEPPKDVLEDLELKSEDDLLGLYQGQSLAADSFFRSGGEPPPRISIYRGPILRLCESPEEVVQEVYDTVVHELGHHVGLDDDEMPY, encoded by the coding sequence ATGGCCAGGCATGACCAGATGTCTTCCGAGGCCTTTGCCGAGCTGGTTCAACAGGCCATTGCCGACCTACCGCCTCCCTATGCCCAATTGATGGAATCGATCGCCGTGGTCGTCGAGGATGAGCCGCCGAAGGACGTTCTTGAAGATCTGGAGCTTAAGAGTGAGGATGATTTGCTCGGGCTCTACCAGGGCCAGTCGCTCGCGGCTGATTCATTTTTTAGGTCGGGAGGGGAGCCGCCACCTCGGATTTCGATCTACCGCGGTCCAATTCTCCGTCTCTGCGAGAGTCCGGAAGAAGTGGTTCAAGAAGTGTACGACACTGTCGTCCATGAACTCGGCCACCATGTGGGCCTGGACGATGACGAGATGCCATATTAA
- a CDS encoding UvrD-helicase domain-containing protein, producing the protein MSNQHEISDRAAREGAETTFDRNLVVIAGAGTGKTTLLVNRLVHLVMKEPRPVSITQVVALTFTNKAAMEMKVRLRERLTWLADPRTDGARLQDGGAVSAQDLQERYGLTRSEIAARARAGLADIEKAQIGTLHSFAAHLLRLHPLESGVDPDFQEDDGLRFEEHFTQAWDVWIDQELSREGSNHDQWRRLLEVTTLEEVKTLAHALCSELVDLNVVQSQLAQGSVNPSVIRWVGERADKAQALLKTYDRPKRRKIEEMLGAGLSLLTQVVNECPCALQQRLDVSTRDWLSKDIGSKVKDWDESEFQEAKRLIETSQSLLDVDHLLFGDLLKLLGPLIESIRSSFVDKGWLSFDGLLARARGLLHAHPRVREGIKREYRAVLVDEFQDTDPIQYEIILAVSEQLGCHETAWQDMRLDPGKLFIVGDPKQSIYAFRRADIEAFDRVVDKITQGGGVIQTLTTNFRSAAAVLNPINDIFDRLFVQHPLVQPANVRLEVRPQRRPSTMEAGVRLLVTTPAEGNEPFDADLAVRAEGEVLARWLRDEILSRPHTVAGHVALLFRKLTQADAYLDALRRHNIPYVIEGEKHFYRRQEVIDLVNVLRVLDHPHDRIALTGLLRSPLGGLTDREVFEFHEASQLEYKLWTSLDSFDHPRAAAIRRLYEQLDWLHQAIPSVPLADAIQLIFDRLPLLEAAAASLHGEQAVANLLKVKQTAASLAERATMTLSAFIELMVTRLDEQPEEAESPLAEASSDAVQILTIHKAKGLEFPIVVLPGMHQGTGRDRTVPHVAHDWSSGIYGLSLGSKRTIGAVLAQAKFAVREEAERRRVFYVGMTRAKELLVLSGGKVARSVGETTFQWLQKIGDGQVGEMTTEQLSIGASIIPHRIVHAPERTWQRQSCSPEDPAISIDVTSIARLWQQRRERWSAVGETDWHLTPTALTRQAKPRKPLPAQNGQFRDVGRLTGIAAHRILERWEFSSPPSGLIEQIDPVLQQVLQSEERTLFPAMTDSLHELFTTFGASPLYDRLRSSQIVGREVPFTMPWGDRQVMEGVMDLLYRFDGELWIADYKTDVVSSDQAVVRAEQYRTQGEVYKAAVRQSLKLEPRFHCLFLRCAMAVEL; encoded by the coding sequence ATGAGTAATCAGCACGAGATTTCTGATCGTGCCGCCCGTGAGGGTGCTGAGACGACGTTCGACCGGAACCTGGTTGTGATTGCTGGGGCAGGAACCGGTAAGACGACGCTCTTGGTCAATCGTCTGGTGCATCTGGTGATGAAAGAGCCACGCCCAGTGTCCATCACGCAGGTGGTCGCCCTCACGTTTACAAACAAAGCCGCGATGGAAATGAAAGTGCGCTTGCGTGAGCGACTGACCTGGCTGGCTGATCCGAGAACCGATGGGGCACGACTACAAGACGGTGGAGCCGTCTCGGCTCAGGATCTGCAAGAACGGTACGGGCTCACGAGAAGTGAGATCGCGGCGCGTGCCCGTGCTGGATTGGCCGATATCGAGAAAGCCCAAATCGGGACCTTGCATAGTTTTGCCGCGCACCTGCTGCGCTTGCATCCGTTGGAGAGCGGTGTCGATCCAGATTTTCAAGAAGATGACGGCTTGCGATTCGAAGAGCATTTCACGCAAGCGTGGGATGTGTGGATCGATCAGGAGTTGAGCCGAGAAGGCTCGAACCATGATCAGTGGCGTCGCCTGCTGGAGGTGACGACTCTCGAAGAGGTCAAAACCCTTGCCCATGCACTCTGCAGCGAACTGGTGGATCTCAACGTTGTGCAGTCACAGCTGGCCCAGGGCTCAGTCAATCCGAGTGTCATTCGGTGGGTTGGTGAACGTGCAGACAAGGCTCAGGCATTACTGAAGACCTACGATCGTCCCAAGCGACGAAAGATTGAGGAGATGCTTGGGGCCGGTCTCTCGTTGCTGACTCAGGTGGTGAACGAATGCCCCTGCGCTCTCCAACAACGGTTGGATGTCTCGACTCGCGATTGGCTCAGTAAGGACATCGGAAGTAAGGTCAAGGATTGGGATGAATCAGAATTTCAAGAAGCCAAACGACTCATCGAAACCAGTCAGTCCCTTTTGGATGTCGATCATCTGCTGTTCGGGGATTTGCTGAAGCTCCTTGGTCCCCTGATTGAGTCGATCCGCTCATCGTTCGTGGATAAAGGGTGGTTGTCATTTGACGGCCTGTTGGCGAGGGCGAGAGGTCTCCTTCACGCGCATCCCAGAGTCAGGGAAGGGATCAAGCGAGAGTATCGGGCGGTGTTGGTCGATGAGTTCCAGGATACCGATCCGATTCAGTATGAAATCATTCTTGCGGTGTCAGAGCAGCTCGGCTGTCATGAGACCGCATGGCAAGACATGAGGCTGGATCCCGGGAAGCTTTTTATTGTTGGCGATCCAAAGCAGTCGATCTATGCGTTTCGTCGAGCAGACATTGAGGCCTTCGACCGGGTGGTCGACAAGATCACCCAAGGCGGTGGTGTCATCCAAACGCTCACGACGAATTTTCGCAGCGCCGCAGCCGTGCTCAACCCGATCAACGACATCTTTGACCGACTCTTTGTCCAGCACCCACTCGTGCAACCGGCCAATGTCCGGCTTGAAGTGCGCCCACAACGTCGCCCGTCAACGATGGAGGCGGGAGTCCGGCTCTTAGTGACGACTCCGGCTGAGGGGAATGAACCGTTTGACGCGGATCTTGCCGTGCGAGCCGAAGGGGAAGTGCTGGCGAGGTGGTTGAGGGATGAGATCCTCTCACGCCCTCATACTGTGGCAGGCCACGTCGCGTTGCTCTTTCGAAAGCTCACTCAGGCCGATGCCTATCTCGACGCCCTACGCCGGCACAACATTCCCTATGTTATTGAAGGGGAAAAGCATTTTTATCGTCGCCAGGAAGTGATCGATCTGGTGAATGTGCTGCGAGTGCTTGACCATCCGCATGATCGCATTGCCCTGACGGGACTGTTGCGTTCCCCGTTGGGCGGTTTGACGGATCGCGAAGTGTTTGAATTCCATGAGGCTTCTCAATTGGAATATAAGCTCTGGACAAGTCTCGACTCGTTCGACCACCCAAGGGCTGCGGCGATTCGCCGTCTCTATGAACAATTGGATTGGCTTCATCAGGCCATTCCCTCGGTTCCACTGGCTGACGCGATCCAACTGATCTTCGATCGGCTCCCGCTCTTGGAGGCCGCGGCTGCTTCCCTGCATGGTGAACAGGCCGTCGCCAATTTGTTGAAAGTGAAACAAACTGCCGCCTCACTTGCCGAACGGGCCACGATGACCTTGAGTGCGTTCATCGAGTTGATGGTGACGCGCTTGGACGAACAACCGGAAGAGGCAGAGAGTCCTTTGGCTGAAGCATCTTCCGATGCAGTGCAAATACTGACGATCCACAAGGCCAAGGGACTCGAGTTCCCTATCGTGGTCTTGCCGGGAATGCACCAAGGAACAGGACGGGACCGCACGGTGCCACATGTGGCACATGATTGGTCGAGCGGCATCTATGGATTGTCCCTCGGGTCAAAACGGACGATCGGGGCGGTCCTGGCTCAGGCAAAATTTGCCGTACGAGAAGAGGCCGAACGACGGCGAGTATTCTACGTTGGGATGACCAGGGCCAAGGAGCTGTTGGTGTTGTCTGGTGGGAAAGTGGCCCGATCGGTCGGGGAAACGACATTCCAATGGTTGCAGAAAATTGGCGACGGGCAGGTTGGCGAGATGACCACAGAGCAACTCTCGATTGGAGCGAGTATCATTCCCCATCGCATCGTGCATGCGCCGGAGCGAACCTGGCAGCGCCAGTCATGCTCACCTGAGGATCCGGCTATCTCGATCGATGTGACGTCAATCGCCAGACTGTGGCAGCAGCGGAGAGAACGGTGGAGTGCTGTCGGGGAGACAGACTGGCATTTGACGCCCACTGCATTAACTCGGCAAGCAAAACCGCGCAAGCCTCTTCCCGCTCAAAACGGTCAGTTCCGTGACGTGGGACGACTGACAGGGATTGCCGCGCATCGGATCTTGGAACGGTGGGAGTTCTCGTCCCCACCGAGTGGATTGATTGAGCAGATCGATCCCGTCCTTCAACAGGTACTCCAATCGGAAGAACGGACTCTGTTTCCAGCCATGACGGACTCACTTCATGAACTGTTTACGACATTTGGGGCGTCACCTCTCTATGACAGGCTTCGGTCGTCCCAGATTGTGGGCCGTGAAGTTCCGTTCACCATGCCCTGGGGTGATCGGCAGGTCATGGAGGGGGTCATGGATCTTCTCTATCGATTCGACGGAGAACTCTGGATCGCGGACTATAAGACGGATGTCGTTTCATCTGATCAGGCGGTAGTTCGAGCCGAGCAGTATCGAACGCAGGGAGAAGTTTACAAAGCAGCGGTGCGACAAAGCTTGAAACTGGAGCCGCGATTTCATTGTTTGTTCTTGCGCTGTGCGATGGCTGTAGAGTTGTGA
- a CDS encoding PD-(D/E)XK nuclease family protein — translation MLRVITGRFHPSLESSLVAQLRQAQTGNPFAQVAILVPSSTLVARLKRLLSVEKNCALLNVHLLTFHQFALRLADEIHGQDRATRIRLVDDLFFEQLIRYLTRSRSSGLAPLQRIGHASGTWGALWSSIRDLKDAGVDPAAAIQGATEGYFGQDESDQLQALFSLYAAVEEVGTTLGVGTDDDFAESLIPFVPSSPFLASLTHLFYYGFYDLTQVQLSLLEAVRATVQTTLFFPLEQDSAYMFAQRFFDRHINPLVAGPHVCVLSPPRDVDIGGSSVTLSISSVIGAEEELAFTCRQILDLIETNGYRFDEIGVVGRTLDPYSGLLRSVFDRHCIPFVTNGGTPLIHEPLSKLLLQLASLPINDFYGTTVLDIIGSPLYRSSEPLEGNPHYRPEQWKAMVSALRITHGRGEWERVKRASQSMLTLHDEREEEIQGGSLDVAPEVAALCWQVVEELFQSCEAVPVQATIRGHVDALEQLVSRHLSRQEAGGSETKSPGDTRFNSIWQAIEQTWEGLRSLDVLGEELSWAEFVSLLQHAVERASVPVSSVSNQGVTILDAMAARGTPFKALFVIGLNEKHFPRYIREDPFLRDRHRTVLDSTLGFKIDEKLAGYDEETLLFTLLCQAATQRLFLSYQRADENGRVSVVSPYVEQGSLQLGHLECPVETVPRRLTDRVAQRPAIRQYLPLRDLVRWMVLKGQDPASFFQAMGEDGELWSHAMVAVAAIEQDVPSLTPFDGQTGPLPSHWSRMMRRGVAPTPLERYARCPFQYFGTDVLHLEPVRLAIGKEPDALVLGILLHSALRCAYESLVEKGWPATALPGDSVRRVAEEAVVRAAAECEREYPPGHFLLWEFSKEQAVTLVLATISSDQAAYAELPYQPIAFEQEASGILSLVVKEESVGLKIQGRLDRLDRHRDSGILRIIDYKYKTGSAMKTEDRNLRQSAVRGYRLQPPFYARLDLGERGTTEGVQLLFVAPNWSKPIDRSMFATRDWSGNTGALLQDTIERLVTGLKAGQFFILPGTYCETCEYRVACRREHQLTWWRSYRAPESKDLRSLRTMKVQDE, via the coding sequence ATGTTGCGGGTTATCACTGGTCGCTTCCATCCATCTCTTGAGTCCTCTCTCGTTGCCCAGCTCCGGCAGGCACAGACTGGCAATCCATTCGCCCAGGTTGCGATTCTTGTCCCATCAAGCACGTTAGTCGCTCGCCTCAAACGGCTCCTTAGTGTTGAGAAGAACTGCGCGCTGCTCAATGTGCACCTTCTTACCTTTCACCAGTTCGCCCTTCGCCTCGCTGATGAGATCCATGGTCAGGATCGGGCGACGAGAATTCGTCTTGTTGACGATCTGTTTTTCGAGCAGCTCATCCGCTATCTCACAAGGAGTCGCTCCTCTGGGTTAGCACCACTTCAACGGATCGGACATGCCTCTGGGACATGGGGAGCCCTCTGGTCGAGCATTCGTGACCTAAAGGACGCCGGAGTTGATCCTGCTGCAGCCATCCAAGGTGCCACGGAAGGCTATTTCGGCCAAGATGAATCCGATCAGCTCCAAGCCCTCTTCTCCTTGTATGCGGCCGTGGAAGAGGTAGGTACGACTCTTGGGGTAGGGACGGATGATGATTTTGCTGAGTCCTTGATTCCATTCGTTCCATCGTCTCCCTTCCTGGCCTCACTGACGCATCTGTTCTATTACGGATTTTACGATCTCACGCAGGTGCAACTCTCGCTGCTTGAAGCAGTACGTGCAACCGTCCAGACCACATTATTTTTTCCCCTGGAGCAGGACAGCGCCTACATGTTCGCGCAACGCTTCTTCGATCGGCATATCAACCCGCTGGTTGCAGGTCCGCATGTTTGTGTCCTATCGCCACCGCGAGATGTGGATATTGGTGGCAGCTCTGTGACGTTGTCGATCTCCAGCGTCATCGGGGCGGAAGAGGAATTGGCGTTCACCTGTCGTCAGATCCTCGACCTCATCGAGACAAACGGGTACCGATTTGACGAGATCGGCGTCGTAGGCAGGACGTTGGATCCCTACAGCGGGTTGTTGAGAAGCGTGTTCGATCGGCATTGTATTCCCTTCGTGACGAACGGAGGCACTCCGCTGATCCATGAGCCGCTCTCCAAGCTTCTCTTGCAGCTGGCGTCCCTGCCCATCAACGATTTCTATGGCACGACGGTTCTCGACATCATTGGCTCGCCGCTCTATCGCTCGTCCGAGCCACTAGAGGGGAACCCCCACTATCGACCTGAACAATGGAAGGCCATGGTCTCTGCTCTCCGTATCACCCATGGCCGTGGTGAATGGGAGCGGGTGAAACGGGCGAGCCAGTCCATGCTGACGCTCCACGATGAAAGGGAGGAGGAGATCCAGGGAGGATCGCTGGATGTGGCACCGGAAGTGGCGGCTTTGTGCTGGCAGGTCGTTGAAGAATTGTTCCAATCCTGTGAAGCGGTGCCCGTCCAGGCAACGATCCGAGGACACGTGGACGCGCTTGAACAGCTGGTTTCCCGCCATCTGTCTCGTCAGGAGGCTGGGGGCTCAGAAACGAAAAGCCCTGGTGATACGCGATTCAACTCCATTTGGCAGGCTATCGAACAGACTTGGGAGGGGCTACGGTCGCTCGATGTGCTGGGGGAAGAACTCTCTTGGGCCGAATTTGTTTCACTGCTGCAGCATGCGGTGGAGCGTGCTTCTGTGCCGGTGAGTTCCGTCTCCAATCAAGGTGTGACCATACTCGATGCGATGGCCGCCCGCGGGACTCCTTTCAAGGCGTTGTTTGTCATCGGGCTGAATGAAAAACACTTTCCCCGTTATATTCGCGAGGATCCCTTTCTGCGCGACCGTCATCGTACGGTTCTCGATAGCACGCTCGGGTTTAAGATCGATGAAAAACTAGCCGGTTACGACGAGGAGACGTTGCTGTTCACCCTGCTCTGTCAGGCTGCAACCCAGCGGTTGTTTCTCTCCTACCAGCGGGCCGATGAAAATGGTCGTGTATCCGTGGTCTCGCCCTATGTCGAGCAGGGTTCTCTGCAGCTCGGTCACCTCGAGTGTCCGGTAGAGACGGTTCCACGCCGCCTAACAGATCGAGTGGCCCAGCGACCCGCGATACGCCAGTATCTTCCTCTCAGGGATTTAGTGAGATGGATGGTGCTGAAAGGGCAGGATCCTGCTTCATTCTTTCAGGCAATGGGAGAAGATGGTGAGTTGTGGAGTCATGCAATGGTGGCCGTGGCGGCTATCGAACAGGACGTGCCGTCGCTCACACCGTTCGATGGGCAGACCGGGCCGCTCCCATCCCATTGGTCACGGATGATGCGACGAGGGGTGGCTCCGACCCCGCTTGAACGGTATGCTCGCTGTCCTTTCCAGTATTTTGGGACGGACGTGCTACATCTCGAACCGGTTCGTTTGGCGATAGGGAAAGAACCCGATGCCCTGGTGTTGGGCATTCTGCTCCACTCGGCACTACGCTGCGCGTATGAATCGCTGGTTGAAAAGGGATGGCCTGCCACTGCCTTGCCGGGCGACAGCGTTCGTCGAGTCGCTGAGGAGGCCGTGGTACGGGCGGCTGCGGAGTGCGAGCGCGAGTATCCACCCGGGCATTTTCTCTTGTGGGAATTTTCGAAGGAACAGGCCGTTACCCTAGTACTCGCAACAATTTCTTCCGATCAAGCGGCCTACGCGGAGCTGCCTTACCAGCCGATTGCCTTTGAACAGGAGGCGTCCGGGATCTTGTCGCTTGTGGTCAAGGAGGAATCAGTCGGTCTGAAGATTCAAGGCCGTCTAGACCGTCTCGACCGACATCGAGACAGCGGAATCCTGCGAATCATCGATTACAAATACAAGACCGGCAGCGCCATGAAGACGGAGGACCGGAATCTTCGCCAGTCGGCGGTTCGAGGCTATCGATTGCAGCCGCCGTTCTATGCTCGACTGGACTTGGGTGAGCGAGGAACAACTGAAGGAGTGCAACTGCTCTTTGTGGCCCCAAACTGGTCAAAGCCAATCGATCGCTCGATGTTCGCCACACGGGATTGGTCCGGCAACACGGGCGCGTTGCTCCAGGATACAATCGAGCGTCTGGTGACCGGCCTCAAGGCCGGCCAGTTCTTTATCCTGCCGGGCACCTACTGTGAGACTTGTGAGTACCGGGTGGCCTGTCGGCGCGAGCATCAGCTGACCTGGTGGCGGTCCTATCGTGCACCGGAATCCAAAGATCTTCGATCCTTAAGAACGATGAAGGTGCAGGATGAGTAA